The Phoenix dactylifera cultivar Barhee BC4 chromosome 12, palm_55x_up_171113_PBpolish2nd_filt_p, whole genome shotgun sequence genome has a window encoding:
- the LOC103716197 gene encoding uncharacterized protein LOC103716197, giving the protein MATMSDDGERTCPLCAEEMDLTDQQLKPCKCGYEICVWCWHHIMDMAEKEETEGRCPACRTPYDKEKIVGMAANCERVVAEINAEKKQKSQKAKTKASTEARKHLSSVRVIQRNLVYIIGLPYNLCDESILERREYFGQYGKVLKVSISRPASAVALQASNCSTFSVYITYAREEEAVRCIQAVHNFVLEGKSLRACFGTTKYCHAWLRNMACSNPDCLYLHDIGSQEDSFTKDEIISAYTRSRVPQIASNNSQRRSGNVLPSPADDFSSNGTVTGKQAVKSVSNSAPSHAKGSPPNSGKPTVLPAAASWGLRSSNCRTSAVSVACSQTPVKQKVETLHSTSLLPSMTESTKHSSAWHDDVVRTSKMPERRHVMPTNGISRPLEPSKPGSGKDCLTVMSSEPLQDVDCASVPSAWNDDVIASKISEPLKSVNDKESQTSRSDLSPDDASDVARTSQNSVSCLSRLLAPAAEDKGRGITLAGSSTKSMNNLSKGADRLSSTTDKAAKGSMTVNGNVESLCLGLSSVSIDNHLGLGQSSMDQHQTSKSNLCSRPQQCQPEHGVEHLSSEPLSRASLEHDAHISNELLDWDLEPQKQGFVYTGIEREDDANNQPSCSPYLNHPHKSANQASYSSWNNGVGIRHPSSAGDSKTVETKVDMASFLSRENESALCNGHKEDDLSSFSNSGKVFESPKMNCSEEMVKCLGKTDDVANSDKTASVDMGESSIISDILSLDFDPWDDSSSANNFAKLLGETEKQDGSSKLSSSWRSQNSNQSRFSFARQESEASGLETSLRDSGNAQKLCSSLQDSFGDGFQSGFQFSNFECPNAVSNSNLVIASDRLVGVSRAKISAPPGFSAPSRAPPPGFSSQDSHLLGGPSLGNQYEAHLTGNSDDVEFIDPAILAVGKGRMPLGVHNSGLSSKPAFTSQLSTSSSDPRLQLLMQQSISSYQNLRIPDHIGDRFLPLSDTYITSRLLMQNHGSLSPFTQISHRQPRSAHISNGQWGGWNDVRSGSEMGMPDILRNERFGLNNFYSGNEEHKFQIPSSADLYNRAFGL; this is encoded by the exons AT GGCAACCATGAGTGACGATGGAGAAAGGACTTGCCCACTGTGTGCCGAGGAGATGGACCTGACTGACCAGCAGCTGAAGCCATGCAAATGCGGATACGAG ATTTGTGTTTGGTGTTGGCATCATATCATGGATATGGctgagaaggaagaaacagaAGGGCGATGTCCAGCATGCAGGACACCATATGACAAGGAAAAAATTGTTGGAATGGCTGCCAATTGTGAAAG AGTGGTGGCTGAGATTAATGCTGAGAAGAAACAAAAGTCTCAAAAGGCAAAGACTAAAGCATCAACAGAAGCTAGGAAGCATCTTAGCAGTGTTAGAGTGATACAACGGAACCTTGTGTATATAATTGGACTACCTTATAATTTATGTGATGAAAGT ATACTCGAGCGCAGGGAATACTTTGGCCAGTATGGGAAAGTTTTGAAAGTATCAATTTCTCGCCCAGCCAGTGCCGTGGCCCTGCAAGCATCCAATTGCAGCACATTTAGCGT GTACATAACATATGCTAGGGAAGAGGAAGCAGTTCGGTGTATTCAAGCTGTGCACAATTTTGTTTTGGAAGGTAAATCTTTGAG AGCTTGCTTTGGTACTACAAAGTATTGCCATGCTTGGTTGAGAAATATG GCTTGCAGCAATCCAGATTGTCTATATTTGCATGACATCGGTAGCCAAGAGGATAGTTTCACTAAAGATGAGATAATTTCTGCTTATACAag GAGTAGGGTCCCACAAATTGCTTCAAATAATTCACAGCGACGCTCGGGGAATGTGTTGCCTTCTCCAGCAGATGATTTCTCTAGCAATGGGACTGTTACAGGCAAACAAGCAGTCAAGAGTGTCTCAAAT AGTGCTCCAAGCCATGCCAAAGGTTCTCCTCCTAATAGTGGAAAGCCTACTGTTTTACCAGCTGCTGCTTCATG GGGACTTCGTAGTTCAAATTGCCGTACTTCGGCCGTAAGTGTAGCATGCTCACAAACCCCTGTTAAACAGAAAGTAGAAACTCTACATAGCACATCCTTGCTTCCTTCAATGACTGAAAGCACAAAACACTCTTCAGCATGGCATGATGATGTAGTTCGAACATCAAAGATGCCAGAAAGAAGGCATGTAATGCCCACGAATGGCATATCTAGACCCTTAGAACCATCAAAACCTGGTTCAGGGAAGGACTGCCTAACAGTGATGTCATCAGAACCTCTTCAAGATGTAGATTGTGCTTCTGTACCTTCTGCGTGGAACGATGATGTGATTGCATCTAAAATATCAGAGCCATTAAAATCGGTTAATGACAAGGAGAGCCAGACATCTAGATCAGACTTGTCACCTGATGATGCATCGGATGTAGCTCGTACTTCACAAAATTCTGTTAGTTGCTTATCTAGACTTCTAGCTCCTGCAGCTGAAGACAAAGGGAGAGGCATAACTCTTGCTGGGAGCAGCACAAAATCAATGAACAACCTGTCCAAAGGTGCAGATAGGCTATCTTCTACTACTGATAAAGCTGCTAAAGGTAGTATGACTGTGAATGGAAATGTAGAGAGTTTATGTTTGGGTTTGTCTTCAGTGAGTATCGATAACCATCTTGGGCTTGGTCAGTCAAGCATGGACCAACATCAGACTTCAAAATCTAATCTGTGTTCAAGACCTCAACAATGTCAACCTGAACATGGGGTTGAACATTTATCTTCAGAGCCACTAAGCAGAGCCTCCTTGGAGCATGATGCACATATTTCAAATGAATTACTTGATTGGGATCTGGAGCCGCAAAAGCAAGGCTTTGTGTATACAGGAATTGAGAGGGAAGATGATGCCAATAATCAGCCATCATGTTCACCTTATCTAAATCATCCTCACAAAAGTGCAAATCAAGCTAGTTATAGCTCTTGGAATAATGGTGTTGGAATCAGGCACCCATCTTCTGCTGGTGATAGTAAAACTGTGGAGACAAAGGTAGACATGGCCTCGTTTCTATCAAGAGAAAATGAATCTGCATTATGCAATGGACACAAAGAGGATGACCTAAGCAGTTTTTCTAACAGCGGGAAGGTTTTTGAAAGCCCCAAGATGAACTGCTCTGAAGAAATGGtaaaatgcctaggaaaaaCTGATGATGTAGCTAATTCTGACAAAACAGCAAGTGTAGATATGGGAGAAAGCAGCATCATTTCAGATATATTGTCGCTGGATTTTGATCCATGGGATGACTCATCCTCAGCAAACAATTTTGCTAAGCTGCTTGGTGAAACTGAAAAGCAAGATGGGTCGTCTAAATTATCGAGTTCATGGAGATCACAGAATAGCAATCAATCCAGGTTCTCATTTGCAAGGCAAGAAAGTGAAGCAAGCGGTCTAGAGACTTCTCTTAGAGACAGTGGTAATGCACAGAAATTATGCTCATCTTTGCAGGATTCTTTTGGAGATGGTTTCCAGAGTGGGTTTCAATTCAGTAATTTTGAGTGTCCCAATGCTGTCTCCAATAGCAATCTAGTTATTGCCTCTGACAGACTTGTTG GTGTTTCAAGGGCTAAAATATCAGCTCCACCTGGATTTTCGGCACCAAGTAGAGCTCCCCCTCCAGGCTTTTCTTCTCAAG ATAGTCATCTTCTGGGTGGTCCTTCACTTGGAAATCAGTATGAAGCACATCTAACTGGAAATTCAGATGATGTGGAATTCATTGATCCAGCAATACTTGCAGTGGGCAAAGGGCGAATGCCACTTGGAGTTCACAATTCAGGGTTGAGTTCAAAACCTGCTTTTACTTCACAGCTTAGCACTTCCAGTAGTGATCCAAGGCTTCAGCTATTGATGCAGCAATCCATCTCTTCTTATCAAAATCTAAGAATACCAGATCATATTGGGGATAGATTCTTACCTTTAAGCGATACTTATATTACATCTCGACTTTTAATGCAAAACCATGGAAGTCTGTCGCCATTTACGCAGATATCACACCGGCAGCCCAGAAGCGCACACATTTCAAATGGCCAATGGGGTGGTTGGAATGATGTAAGAAGTGGCAGTGAAATGGGCATGCCTGATATCTTGAGGAATGAGAGGTTTGGGCTTAATAATTTCTATTCTGGCAACGAGGAACATAAGTTTCAAATACCGAGTTCAGCTGATCTGTATAACAGAGCATTTGGATTGTAA